GGAGAGGTCAACAGTCCTCTGAAATGAACTTTCTCCAGTGATAGTCAACAGACATGGGTAACTTTACTAATCTCCACTAGTTTATAACTGTTCTAGGAAGTGCCTCATAAATCtacacttatttttctttcttaactgATGGgcaggtgttttgttttctcatccaCTAGCTTCTTGGGCGAGATCACTTTTTATTCCAAAACTTTCTCTCATCAGTAGGTGTGACAAATTTCAATTCCAACTTCCTTTGACTTTACTCCAGCAGCTACTTGTAACTCTTCTACACAAATAGTGTACGAATGTCATACTTCAACATACTCATTGCTGACCACAAAGCAGAAAGGCAAAAGTAGCCTAACAAGTCTGTCATGGTATTTTGATTGATCCTTGTTGCTATGTGACAAAGCTATGACTAGAAACACTGACATTCCAGCTCAtaaagaaaacagggaaaaagcaCTGCTTCTAATACAAAGgaagttttctgttttctgtttcctaatCATTTCAAAACTAGAAGCTGCAACAGGAAGGATGACAGGAATTCCATGATTCAGCATCTATGGTTCTTTGATGACACTTTTTGGAGGTAAGAAGCAGGTTCCTTATGCATCTAATAAAAAAGtgaattttgggttttttttaacatgctaaaagcaagcagaaaaagCCCAATGTAAACATGTGAACTTCTGGCTCAtgggaatatatatatatgtgaatGATGGACTGCAGATCAAGATTCTGGATTTAAGTCACTTACAAAATCACTTAAATCATCtccttttcaaaagcattaaGAAGTTAAACAAACCTGACAGCTGGTGCTGAATGGAGGTAGCATTGTGTTTGAGaaattcttcattaaaactttcCAAGTTTTTATTAACAaagattttctgcatttcttgaGTTAGGACCTTGCTGACAATTTCTGGGAGGTTACTATGGTCAGATACTAGAAAGGGAAAGGCAAGAGGGAGAGAAGCACAAAAAGCCATTTAAATAATTGTAGAAAACAGTGTGAAGCCACAAACATCACTGCTAAAATccccattttaaaaatatttgggcATAGAAACACaaatttcaatttaaaacacAAGCATTACCAATGCATTTATGGATGCAACATCCACCAAGGGCACTCTGACACGTAAACTTCCTGCTGCAACACATACTTTGCTTCAGTCAGAATCTTTCTCCCATATCTGCCACTTATTTGCTTAAAATTTAAGAATTTCAAGGATCTTTGGAACATGTAACCTTCTATGAAATCTATCTAAATGAGTTATTGAGTCCACCTGGTAGATTAATGGAGAAAGGAATACAATGTAACACATAGCCAGTACCCTGTATAGCACTACCTGTGTTTTCTTGGGTATTACCATGGAAAATAAaccatctgcttttattttttcttcatagcagcttGTGTTTCAAGAGTACTTCCACATTACAAACAAATATAGCCATGTCCTTGTACAATGTAACTTCCTGTATCTTTATACTTACATACTTCCTACACACGTACCAGCTTTAGAGAATTTAATCAAGCACTCATGTAGCCACGGGTTATTACTGTCGATAGCAAAAGCTCTTTTGACAGACTGTAACATTAACaaaaactttcctgtgaggagaaaaaaccaaaaacatacTAAGAACATAGAACTTGTTATATCAACTACTGTTTTCTTTAGTAAATTGAACACAAACACTATAAGCATCAACACCTACACAGAATTAGAAAGGCACTTTATTTCTCCCACCCAAACTGCTTTCTAAAACAGACATGTTTGCTGCTCGAACTCTGGCAACACAGCATAGATGATGCTACTatttgtttggctttgttttctccTAAATAAAGATCAcactcaaatatttttctacagCTTTTATTAGTATATACTACAATTTTCTTTGCTCTTAGAGAAACATCATGTGTGGCTAAATAAAAACGCTATTTCCCTTACTATGACTAGATTTGAAGCAAACTCCAGCTTCAGTCAAGTAAATGTCTATTTCAGACCATTTTAGGCTACACTCAGGTGATGTAGGCTGCAGTGAAGAGTTAGAATTTTGCAGAGCAAAAGTAAAATTATGCAGTACTTTACCTTTTCTAAAGTATATTTCAAATGCTAACAAATGTGTTTCTATGTCATCTCCAATAAGATTCTTAAGTGGTATAAGGAACTTGATGGCTTCTTCTAATGGATTTTCtacctgttttaaaaaaagcacagtgaaattaaaagcttaaaataaaTGTCTAATAAAAGCCACTCTGTTGTAGAGAGAATTTAAATAATCAGAGCATTTAAATAATCAGAGCCCAAAAGTGATAGCTTTCGGAATTAAACTGAAGCACAAGATTTTTATAGGAAAAGCAAGATCTAAGTGTTTACTCATAATTTCATGTTGACAAAACAACATTACTGCTAACTCTGGCACTGCTTATGCAATATAGTCAGTGTTGTAATTTAGTATTTAGTTAACAATTGAATATGACCACCTGACAAGAAGCTTAAACTTCTAAAGTTACTGTGATAAAGGAGGAGAGAGTTCTTTATGCTTAGAGAAATACTGGCTCTTGTCTTCCACTTCTGTGAGCTCCAATCAAGTTTCTGTTAGTTTTTCTCTATTCACTGTATAAAAAGCAGAGGTCTTCAGGCAAGAACCATCTTTTTGCTTTATTAGAGGAAAGACATTACTTTTCTGTAGCATAGACTACAGAAAGGCAAATTTGTATGCaaagattattttattatagaatcatcacagaaacattatggttggaaaagaccttcaacaTCATCAAGtgcaaccactaacctcacactgccaggcccgtCACTACACTAAAACacattcctcagcacctcatgtatgggtcttttgaatatctctagggatagtgactccaccacctccctgggcagcctgttccaaagtTTaattcttggtgaaaaagttcttcctaaggtccaatctaaatctcccctgtcACAACTGGAactcatttccttgtgtcctatcattcattactggagagaagagattgacccccaccttgctacaactccccttcaggtagttgcagagagtgatcatgccTCCACCTCAGCCTCCTTTCTCCAGGTTTAACAACCTcatctccctcagctgttcctcataacacctgttctccagacctttcacttgcttcattgcccatctctggacctgctccagcacctccatgtccttcttgtgaggggcccagaactggacacagtactcgaggtgtggcctcagcAGTACCAAGTACAGGGGtaaaaaaatcacttccctgtcctgttgatcacactgtttctgatacaagccaggatgttaTTGGCCTTCTTATAAAGAGCCCTGGATTCTTTTAGGAGATCCTGATATTAACTCCATGTTGTAGGCCTGTTATGATAATCCCACAAATTGAACATGAAAGACCATGCTAACCCTTTCCAGTTTTTCAGGAACTAGCTCTTCCCTGGGTCCACtagtttcttcctcctcttcatctcgttttttcttttgatttttttgttgtcgctctctttctgcatgttttctttcctcttcaagttttgctttcttctgtgctCTTCTTTGCTTGCTAAgcattttctttaattctttggCTGAGAGATTTTCTACAGAGTAAGGTAACAAACAGATAACTTATATTAATGCAGTATTTAATTAGACATCGTTTTTCATCTACTCAGACATGCCCCTACGCTCCTCTCTATATCCAAATGGCATATTTCTACAGTGATTTCCATAAATATCAGCACCTGCCAGACTACCATCACTACATAGTCCAAAATTCTGACTAGGTTACTATTTATGGCGTAACACATCACTTGATTTTGCATATATTCTCCTACATGGTTGTTATAGAAACCTCGGCCTATTTCAAAGCTTCAAAGCTCCCATACTGACTGTAGCTCAGCTTCCTTCTAATGCAAACTAGAAACCTACATATGGACTCACACTTCATCTTAAAACaagcttgttattttttttattcaagtGTCTGAACAATACACAGTCACAATAACTACACTGATTTTCTGTAAATGCCATGGGATAACTAAATGGATATAAACAAGAAATGGTATTGTTTGAGgcaagaagtaaaatattctAGTATGTCCTGGCATGACCCTTATGAATCTTGAAGCTTCCTGCTGTGTTCACGTTGTTAGACTGGGCTATCATTTCAATAAACCAAAGTTTAACAGGTGCATGAAAAGCAGAACACACAAATCGATTTCCTACAGGttcacagagaagaaaggagctttcagcttttccattcatctctcctttcttccttcccttctgtctCACTGATCTGATGAGTTTAGCCAGAGTAATACCATAGTTTCCATTCTATTTACTGTGATGCTTTACTGAGAACAGGATTTGTGCTAATAACATGTCAAGGAACTGAGGAACAGACTATTGAGGCACTAACATATGTTTTTTGAGGCTATGGCACCATGGCCTCCCCCCTGGGGCTGGTCACCATTCTAGACAGGAAAACAAGGAGAAGCAAATACTCTTTTTACCCCATTCACATAGTGCTGTCTTGCCCTGTGGATGAGCCCACTAACGTGACTTCTTAGACTTTTTCTCACCTTTAGTTTCTATAACATATTGCTATCAAGATCCTCTGTCACACACAGATCTTGAATCTTCCTTCTCTCCAATTTTAGTCTGTTTCTGTATATAGTCTTAAGAACTGTGCTgtgaaatgtgcttttttttttcccctatgtaTTTTATTACACACAGGCATagtgaaaaagttatttttcaccTCCTAATGAAAGGTAAGACAGTGTTGGCAATATTAAGTGGCatttctggtttaatttttcCCCCCATGGCAAATATTCTTTCCTTTGCAATGAGATAGACATTAATTTCACTCCTTTACTCAACAGCCACTGCAGTGCTGACAGTAGCTGCGATTGCACAAAAGAAAATCTCATAACTCATTTGTCATTGAAATCTCAGATTTCCAAACCACACCCTACTTGTTTCCTAAGAAAGTCTGTTTTCCATTTAACAGTAGTTTTGTTTCCTAAATGTATTAATTTTGCTAATACTCACTAATCTGTGTATTCTTTGGCCCTGAAGttgtgaaaaaatacaaactgcaaTGCAGTGCAAGCTAGTATTAGAAACAGAACGGTTCTAAAATTCTATGAAagatcaaagaatcatagaatggtaggggttggaagggacctttagagatcatctagtccaacccccctgcagaagcagggtcacctagatcagatcacataggaacatgtccaggcaggtcttgaagacctccaaggaaggagactccacaacccctctgggcagcctgtgccagggctccctcacctgaacagtgaaatagttttttcttatgtttaagtggaactttgtgttccagcttcatcccattaccccttgtcctgttgctagataccacagaaaaaagggatgtcccagcctcctgacacccaccctttagatatttgtaaatgttaataagatcacccctcagtctcctcttctccagactaaacagacccagtttctgcagcctttcctcatatgaaagatgttccagtcccctgatcatacGTAATAAATTAAATACACTAGATCAAAACTAAAATTCTTACAAATCAGACTGCTTTGCCACAAAATCTAtccattgtttcatttttcatctgttaATGACATGtgtcttttctttaaatgaataAATGGCTGAACTGAATTGAATTTTTCCTCTTAATCTGAAATGCCACTCCTCCTCACGTACTTCAACTAGAGCTAGGTTCACCCATGTACTAGTTTTACAATATGATGAGAGGAGAACGGAGAGGAGGAAAGCTGTAGCATGTGATCTACGATCTCTTTTCAGTTATCAAATTGCgacagaaaagaggaaaaacttgtATATCTCACAACTTTTATATTATGTAGCACATAACTAACTTAGCTTATAATAAGCTTTCACATCTCATACAGATACAATCCTCCATTGCAGTCTAGATACCTGAATTCACTTCTTGCTCTTTGCTTTCATTGGTAAGAGGGTTATCATGGAGCTTCAAGTAGATTTCAATTGCTGATCGAGCAGCCTTGAAGTAGAAGGCATGTTTCCTGAGCACATCTTCTAATCTCAAAAGGTCTACATAGGCACGAAGAGTCATCTTTCTCATGCAATACGTGTGGAAGTCGAACTGATCATCCGTTATCTcaaaaaaatgctttgagaaaaaagaaaacacataacTCTTAGGCACTTCCCTTGGTTggtctgtttttttaattagatgGAGGTGAATAAAATTACAACTGATACTATTTACAGGCAATATTTAACAGGCATAAAAATATCCTCACCATACTGAGTGTCCAAGAGAACCTGTCAGTAGGGGATAAATCCACCCAGAAAAATCTCACCTTGTTAACAAAAAATATGACATAATTGTTACAAGACTGGGGCACTCTTTAAAAGCCAAGTGAAAGGTGATTgttccaatttaaaaaaataggcaAAAGACAGTATAAAGTTAATGTACAAACAGTTGTATAGCTAAGAAGCCTCGTATTTTATATTGAATCCTTTTCCACCTGTTAGATAGGGATGACATTTATTACAATAAATCATCAAGATTaacctgttaaaaaaaaatcatcatatTATAAACTTCATATGTGAAGAAAACCATGCTGTTACATCAGCAAAGAACTTTATTACTGTGTGAGAAATACTGGGAAAGAAATTGATGGTGTTGGCACCTACTTACCCTTTCCACTTCGTGGCATTTTTTCAAGGCATCACCGTACTTCCCTAGCCTTTGATAAGCTGCAGCACATTCAGTCTGGAACCACATACACTGCATCTCGTTCAGGTTTTCCATAGCAGAAGTCCCTTCCTGAAATAAGTGTCACTATCACTTTTTGCTGTTAACCAGTTGCTTCTTTCAACTATGCCTAGTTTCAGGCCATTAGTAGGAACCAATCAATCCTTCATCTACTTGGGTTACAATAGAGAATGGACATAACCACACAGTGACTGAGAAGAATACTTGTGATACTTTATGCTACTCAAGATGGAAAGGGATACATTttaatggttttaaaaaaaaatctgaacaacACTGGTATCTCAACAGATTTTTAAGATTAACTCATGCCTGTACAAAGAGTCTTAAACTTCTACAACTTGGGTGTGGAAAACAACACTATTCCTTAGAATCTTGAAGTTCAGCAAATAACCTGTTGTTTCTCTCCTATCAGGCCTACTGTTAAAAATATATCAATGTATCTACTGCTTTATCACGTGGCATGAATCATTACAGGCTTCTTAAAGCTTTTTAGTCTAAATAAATGAAGTTACATTTATATctaatattttgaaaagaaaaaaccctagaATTTCTTATCATATCAATGCTCTATAAGGAAGACCCATTTAAACTCTCAACATTTCTTTAATAAGGATCAGATTTACCCTATCTTACAATAGATATCCATGCTAGAGTTCTGTACTTACTCTCACACATCCAACAAAGCATACAGGATTAGTTTTAGTAATCAAATTTTCAGGTCTTCCTAGGAATATCTAGAAGACTCAGACTCACTTTTAAGTTTTTTCACAATAAAGATTACATTAATAAGGCTCCTTAATTCATCTTACATGCTCCAGGAAATATGACCAAGTAGCTGCTTCATATTTAGttaaagaaataatataaaaaCCTGGTCTTTATGTATTTGAATTTTGTTCAGGGTTAAAAATATggaagttcatagaatcatagaatggtaggggtttgaagggaccctaagagattatctagtccaacccctctgctaaagcaggtccacctagatcaggtcacacaggaacacatccaggtgggtttttaaaacctccagagaagtagactccacaacctccctgggcagcctgtgcaaggacTCCCTCACTggaaaagagtttttccttatgtttaaatgaaactttttgtgttccagcttcatcccattaccccttgtcttgtcacaagattaaacaaaaaaaaagtgatgccccaaagTCTTGACATCTGCTATTTacatacttataaatattaatgagatcctccctcagtcttctcctctccagactaaacagccccagttcccgcagcctttcctcatatgaaagatgttccattcccctgatcatcttgctggccctgtgctggactctctccagcacttccctgtccctcttgagctgaggagcctagaactggacacaggattccagatgaggcctcaccaaggcagagaagagagggagaagaacctcccttgacctgctggccacactcttcttgatgcatcccagcatgccattgaccttcttggccacgagggcacattgctggctcatgttcagtttattatcaaccaggactcccaggtctctctctgcagagctgctcttcagcagttcaacccccagcctgtactggttggcatgaggttgttccttcccagacgcAGGGCTCtccacttgtccttgttgaacctcatgaggttcttctctgcccagctctcaagtcggttgagatcccgctgaatggcagcacagccttctggggaatcagccagtcctcccagtttggtgtcatcagccaacttgctgagggtacactctgtcccctcatccaggtcattgatgaagatgttgaacaagactggccccagaaccattCCTGAGTTTAAAGTGCTTACCTCATCATTTCAGGATAGGATTTGCTTTTAACTATATTTTTGTCTATAGTACTTGCTTAAAAGAATGAAATGTTCGAGTCCAAATTAATTTATGTTAATGCTAAATCATAATGAATACAGTGCACACTCCTGTGCAGTTAGCTCAAATGGTATTACCAGGAAACAGTAGGTTTTGCAAACGAGGTAACCATCTGATGCATTGCCAGACTGGTATTTACAATGTAAAAATCAGAGGATTGAACAattctcctatgaagacaggctgagagagttggggttgctcagtctgaagaagaaaaggctccagggagaccttattgtggCTTTTCAATTACAGAGGGGGTTtataaaaaaagacagagatttTTCAACagggcctgtagtgacaggacaagggttaacagttttaaactgaaagagggtagggTTTACAttggatataaggaagaaattctttcctcTGAGGAGGGGAGACACTGGTACAGGTTGCtgagagaagctgtggatgcaCCATCACTCAAAGTGTTCAAAGTCCCATCAATGAGTCTTTTCCAGATGCTCtttaaaaggtcccttccaatccaaacctttctatgattctgtatagTTATTTACTACTGAGTGTGAGAGCATTAGCTTTAAAATGGATAGTAAtagatggttttttttaagatcttgGGCAGAAATCACGAGTGAAAAATAAACTGCCAGAGGCAGACAAAACCTCTCTTCATGAAAGCAGTATACTTACTCTCGTGAATTTAGAGCACATCTCCTCTGCATCCTTCACCATATTTGCTCGCAGCATGTATTTAGCACATTTAGAATTGATAAATCTGTCTGCAGTATCCAAAGACTGTGCTTCATCCATCCATTTGGCAGCTTCCTTGAGGTTACCTACATGCTGTTAGGGAGAAATAGAATAGTTAACTTTCAGTCTAAGCTTGCTGTTGACCAGCTCCTGAAATCTACAGTTACTGGTATTTCTCTctcaaaaacaacaaaaggcaCTATAACTGTTTGCTTCCCCATCTCACCCTCAGattttttcagaaagacaaTTTGCTGTATGTTGTGACTAGCTTTGCAAAACCTAAACAAAAAGgtttttcactttcttcctgACAGGAGAGTGCCCAAAAAGAAACTCGCATGAAAACCGATGCCCATAATCACTGCCCATAACCACTGCTAATTGAAATTGTATCCACACATTCACACCAGTTTGATGGGCTGGGTTTTTATAAAGTAGGTACTCTACGTGTCCAAATTCACTTTTTACCTTgtaaatttttgcttttaaatagaaCAGTTCTATTAATGTCGGAGTGCTTGCAATTGCAGCATTAATGTAATCCAAGGCCAAAGAACACTGGCCAAGTTTGTCAAAGTGCTGTGCCAGGAAATACCGAACCCAAAGCAGTGTCGTTGGGGGctctttctctccattttctgcaataaaaaggaaaaagtcacAGTAACCGCTGAAGTTGAAGActatatttgaaaaacaaacaaaaaacaaaagcttgGCAAACTCAGCAAATATTTCCTGCAATGCATTCGTTTACTAGAAGATACTATAACTATTTTATTGCAAAAAGCTATCAGCACATCCAACAGTTCTTGGTAACTGCCATAAACAGCATTAGTAATTACAGCATAATTAACATATGACTATAGGAACTTACCACATGTACTAAAAAGGTCACAAGTTTTCAGAGAGGCCTCATAACCAGTAACAAGTTCTTGGATTGTAGAAACCTGCGTATAAAAAATTACCAACTTAAGTTATGCTAGACTATCATTTTTGCATAAATTAACAAAGTGTAAAAATACTTGGGTTAAATTAGAAAAACTATACTGAAATAATTACTTGGTTTAGAAAAAAACTGGATGTATCCTCACATAGTTTACTTCACCTTTCACAAGCTACCTTTGATCTGACACAGCAGGGAAACAAGTGTGATTGTCAACAACTTATGGCAGAAAATAATCAAGAGCATTTGATGAgtattctttttaaatataaatttaaaaatacaacttATTTATGCTATTAGTTTTTTAAATATCCAAACTCAGACAACTAAAGAAAGGTGCTTTGGAAAATTCTGGTTGAACTTCCTATAACTATGAAGATACAACAAAGAGATTTCTGTGGCTTTCTAGCAGGCTGTTATGTACTATTAAACTTTTATGTTGTTGTCTAGAATATGAGCTGCATCTTATTACATAGAGATCTATATATTGCTTGATTTAAGGCTCATACTTTCTGAAACAGGACCTTGTCCACAATATGGTTGTTTGTTCCAACACTGAAGGCTCAAAATTCACCCATACAATTTTCTACTTACATACTGCAAGTGTCAAACTTGTACAGTGTAAGAGTAGTAGTACTTGTGTGTTTCACAACAGTGAACTATTCCAATACCAGGTCTGTGGCCTACAAGTGCCATGTAGTATTTCTAagcatttttctgaaatattcaaCTTGTTTTATAGCTACATCCTAAATGTGCCTGCTATACCCAGTAAGGAACCAGCCTCTTAAGGAAACAAGAGCAATACTGAAGAAAGAAGCATGTTGTGTCTATATATACCCAAACCACAGAAAGGACTTAAAAAGATAAGATCTGCTGTAAGCATAGAAGGACAATGGCCACATTCACCAATTACATGAAGCCCATAGATGGCAAAGCCTTCAAACTTCAGTGGTTAAAACTGAAGTGaccttaaattttaaaaagatggttttaaaagtaaaataaaaaatacagtggaGAGAGAGCAAAATCTAAACAAGCAGGATTTGACGAAGCATGTATTCACTTCAAGATACACTTTGGGAAAGGGAATAACCATTGATCTAGAAGACCAAAGTATACAATTGGAAATATTCTACTTTATTTAACCTAATTCAGCACAACACACAAGAAATGATGagcattttgtttcaaagaCAGCCGAGGAGGTAACACACTCAACTCACATTCAGCCAGTGTAAATGTCTCAAAAGTGTAATAAAACATATAAGCACATAGACATTCTGGAAAGCCCTGGGCAAATCTCATAAGTGGTTTCTGGtagcaaaataattaaatttgaCTGAGCTTCAAATAACTATAAAGTGATAAATAAACGTAAAGAAGTCAGACATAAAAGGACAACGTAAATAAACGCATTAAGCTGTTCTCTGGTCTCAGACATCTATTTACTGAAAGAAGCCTTCAATCATCTCAGaaaatttgaaatatatataGTCTCTGAGTTTAAATGCAGAAGTAAGCATCTACTTCTGGTAGCAGGCCTACAGTGTATATGCACAACAGAGCATTGTTATTTCCTTGCTGCTTTTCGCTGCAGCTTCAAAGTATTCCCAAATGTTTCTCATCTGCCTGTTAGTAAACACAAATTCTTTTGAGACTAGCCAGCTTTGCCAGACTGCAAAAGAACTGGGTGTGAAAAAATAACTACccctcatttctttaaaaatcacaaCTCCAAGCACCACACTCTACATACAATTATTTCCTACTATTGCACACTTGGCACACGGTTTCACAGGTGGACGAAGACCATGCTACCACTAAAAATAATGGTGCTGCCACCTCCGAGCTGTGTGTGCCTG
Above is a window of Colius striatus isolate bColStr4 chromosome 1, bColStr4.1.hap1, whole genome shotgun sequence DNA encoding:
- the NAA16 gene encoding N-alpha-acetyltransferase 16, NatA auxiliary subunit isoform X2, translating into MPSVPLPPKESNLFKRILKCYEQKQYKNGLKFCKMILSNPKFAEHGETLAMKGLTLNCLGKKEEAYEFVRKGLRNDVKSHVCWHVYGLLQRSDKKYDEAIKCYRNALKLDKDNLQILRDLSLLQIQMRDLEGYRETRYQLLQLRPTQRASWIGYAIAYHLLKDYDMALKLLEEFRKTQQIPPNKIDYEYSELILYQNQVMREADLFQESLEHIETYEKQICDKLIVEEIKGEMLLKLGRLKEAGEVYRELIERNAENWYYYEGLEKALQPSEKFRELMDKFLRVNFSKGCPPLFTTLKSLYYNPEKVSTIQELVTGYEASLKTCDLFSTCENGEKEPPTTLLWVRYFLAQHFDKLGQCSLALDYINAAIASTPTLIELFYLKAKIYKHVGNLKEAAKWMDEAQSLDTADRFINSKCAKYMLRANMVKDAEEMCSKFTREGTSAMENLNEMQCMWFQTECAAAYQRLGKYGDALKKCHEVERHFFEITDDQFDFHTYCMRKMTLRAYVDLLRLEDVLRKHAFYFKAARSAIEIYLKLHDNPLTNESKEQEVNSENLSAKELKKMLSKQRRAQKKAKLEEERKHAERERQQKNQKKKRDEEEEETSGPREELVPEKLERVENPLEEAIKFLIPLKNLIGDDIETHLLAFEIYFRKGKFLLMLQSVKRAFAIDSNNPWLHECLIKFSKAVSDHSNLPEIVSKVLTQEMQKIFVNKNLESFNEEFLKHNATSIQHQLSGAKMMYFLDKSRQEKAIAVATRLDKNMRDKNVKTLTKVFEALLDGSFGSCHTQCEEYQAACHKLFPFTSAFMPATNEDDSSIASVNHTAINHDLLTNEI